Proteins co-encoded in one Opitutus terrae PB90-1 genomic window:
- a CDS encoding PD40 domain-containing protein, with protein sequence MNRLVVLVICALSAGPAAVAGSCSDYLGQPPPVATPEVFARGIVSAGENEHTISFSPDGTEVFWFSNRPPGPDNPEWLAFFRWMRLEHGRWTGPQASPFPGTVALSPDGRRAYFDSQNDLWTAEKRDGRWGEPRALGIVARFPDLKSLHLPSVSATGTLYFIAQAPALGVRGNIGIYRSEFIDGAYAKPELLPDAINLPPFMNWAPCIAPDESFLLFSSNRRDASHDPGDLYLSLRCPDGTWAEPVSLGEPVNTPRQEVFPRLSPDGRYLFFARDTPDRQNDIYWIDAAALPALRARRDASSEDSKRPR encoded by the coding sequence ATGAATCGTCTCGTTGTTTTGGTGATCTGCGCGCTTTCGGCAGGCCCCGCCGCAGTCGCAGGCTCTTGCAGTGACTACCTCGGGCAACCGCCGCCCGTCGCCACGCCGGAGGTTTTCGCGCGCGGGATCGTGTCGGCTGGCGAAAACGAGCACACGATCTCGTTCTCGCCCGACGGCACGGAGGTTTTCTGGTTTTCGAACCGGCCGCCCGGCCCGGACAACCCGGAGTGGCTGGCATTTTTTCGTTGGATGCGTCTGGAGCACGGCCGCTGGACCGGACCACAGGCGTCCCCGTTTCCCGGCACCGTCGCACTTTCGCCTGATGGCCGCCGCGCCTATTTTGATTCGCAGAACGATCTCTGGACCGCCGAAAAGCGCGATGGGCGCTGGGGCGAACCACGTGCGCTCGGGATCGTGGCGCGTTTTCCCGACCTCAAGTCCCTGCATCTTCCGTCGGTATCCGCCACCGGCACGCTCTACTTCATCGCGCAAGCCCCCGCGCTGGGCGTGCGCGGCAACATCGGCATTTACCGGTCAGAGTTCATCGACGGCGCGTATGCCAAACCCGAGTTGCTGCCGGACGCCATCAATCTGCCGCCATTCATGAACTGGGCGCCGTGCATCGCCCCCGACGAAAGCTTCCTGCTTTTCTCCTCGAATCGCCGCGATGCCAGCCACGATCCGGGCGATCTCTACCTCAGCCTCCGGTGCCCGGATGGCACTTGGGCTGAGCCCGTCAGCCTGGGCGAACCGGTCAACACCCCGCGTCAGGAGGTATTCCCGCGGCTGTCGCCGGACGGCCGATACCTCTTCTTCGCCCGCGACACGCCTGATCGACAAAACGACATTTACTGGATCGATGCGGCGGCCCTCCCGGCGCTGCGGGCCCGACGCGACGCTTCGTCGGAAGATTCAAAACGCCCCCGGTAG
- a CDS encoding ABC transporter permease: MIADLRFALRQLAKSPAFAVTAILTLALGIGACTAMFSILNAVLLRPLPFREPTRLVWIENVYGGGLSGRTTRVDVFNGWRAQTQTLDALAAYFAFSDYGRHTLTGSGEPERLRGVGVSDNFFPTLGIPLLHGRNFTAEECRWQGPGAVILSHSFWQRRFAGDPAVVGRTVTLNNTPTTIVGVLPPTFDFDAIFTPGNEVEVVTPFPLTDETARWGNTVFGLGRMKPGVTLEQVQAELTVISLRLRESIGRGDQFGAKVSSLDTALRGRFRSAFLLLSGAVACVLAIACVNLSNLLLARINVRRQEFAVRIALGARRRHLIQQALTESLLLAFAGALIGLPCAVVATAALARLQTFGVPLLQDASVDPVALALTLGLTTLAGLACGLLPAVHLSGAQRTELLQHSNQQRSAGRTAAVARNTLVVVEVALACMLLVGAGLLFRSFNALLQVNLGFQPQQAMAWRVDPPRSFANVPEASAYLDGAVRRVAALPGVESVGLSDCLPLGRNRTWGAGAVGIQYPEGKYPIAYPRIVDSGYLPTMKIPLIAGRLFDERDHEKAERTIVINQTLARIAFPDGRDPLGQKLRVGGDGGSTIIGVVGDVRHSSLEQGGGPEMYLCLRQGQDVSAVEMVVRSTRPAAALIPEVRAALASYDPTLPNGEYYALDRLVDNAVAPRRLITRLLGFFSSLALVLAALGLYGVIAYSVVQRTQEIGIRMAIGAQQRDVLGLIFRGGLKLVALGLAIGLVGAFTLTRLLKSLLFGVTAYDPLSFAGNAALLLAVAAAACLIPALRATRVDPVVALRAE, encoded by the coding sequence ATGATCGCAGATCTGCGCTTCGCCCTCCGCCAGCTCGCCAAGTCTCCTGCGTTCGCGGTGACCGCGATCCTCACGCTCGCACTCGGCATCGGCGCCTGCACCGCGATGTTCAGCATCCTCAACGCGGTGCTGCTCCGGCCGCTGCCCTTCCGCGAACCGACGCGACTCGTCTGGATCGAGAACGTTTATGGCGGCGGCTTGTCCGGTCGCACCACGCGCGTCGACGTCTTCAACGGCTGGCGCGCGCAAACCCAGACGCTCGACGCGCTGGCCGCATATTTCGCCTTCTCCGACTACGGCCGGCACACGCTGACGGGCAGTGGCGAACCCGAGCGGCTGCGCGGCGTCGGCGTCTCCGACAACTTTTTCCCGACCCTCGGCATCCCGCTGCTGCACGGCCGCAACTTCACCGCCGAGGAATGTCGCTGGCAGGGCCCCGGCGCGGTGATCCTCAGCCACTCCTTCTGGCAACGCCGGTTCGCCGGCGATCCCGCCGTCGTCGGCCGCACCGTCACGCTCAACAACACGCCCACCACCATCGTCGGCGTGCTCCCGCCCACATTCGACTTCGATGCGATCTTCACGCCGGGTAACGAGGTGGAGGTGGTGACCCCCTTCCCGCTGACCGACGAAACCGCCCGCTGGGGTAACACTGTGTTCGGACTCGGGCGGATGAAGCCGGGCGTGACGCTCGAGCAGGTGCAGGCCGAGTTGACCGTGATCAGCCTGCGGCTGCGTGAGTCGATCGGCCGCGGCGACCAGTTCGGCGCGAAGGTGAGCTCGCTCGACACCGCGCTGCGCGGCCGGTTTCGCAGCGCGTTCCTGCTGCTCAGCGGCGCCGTCGCGTGCGTGCTGGCCATCGCCTGCGTCAATCTTTCCAACCTCCTGCTCGCCCGGATCAACGTGCGCCGGCAGGAGTTCGCTGTCCGGATCGCCCTTGGGGCCCGACGGCGCCATCTCATCCAGCAGGCGCTCACCGAAAGCCTGCTGCTCGCGTTCGCTGGCGCATTGATCGGTCTGCCCTGCGCCGTCGTCGCCACCGCCGCGCTCGCGCGGCTGCAGACCTTCGGCGTGCCGCTCTTGCAGGACGCGAGCGTCGATCCCGTCGCGCTCGCCTTGACCCTCGGCCTCACGACGCTCGCCGGACTCGCCTGCGGGTTGCTGCCCGCGGTGCACCTCTCGGGCGCTCAGCGGACCGAGTTGCTGCAGCACTCGAACCAGCAGCGCAGCGCCGGGCGCACGGCCGCTGTCGCGCGCAACACCCTTGTCGTCGTCGAAGTCGCCCTCGCCTGCATGCTGCTCGTCGGGGCCGGCCTGCTCTTCCGCAGCTTCAACGCCCTGCTCCAGGTGAACCTCGGTTTCCAGCCGCAGCAGGCGATGGCGTGGCGCGTCGATCCACCCCGCTCCTTTGCCAACGTCCCCGAAGCCAGCGCCTACCTCGACGGCGCCGTCCGCCGCGTCGCCGCCCTGCCTGGCGTGGAGTCGGTCGGGCTCAGCGACTGCCTTCCGCTCGGCCGCAACCGCACCTGGGGTGCCGGCGCCGTCGGCATTCAATACCCGGAAGGCAAATACCCGATCGCCTATCCGCGGATCGTCGACAGCGGCTATCTGCCCACGATGAAGATCCCGCTCATCGCCGGCCGGCTCTTCGACGAACGTGATCACGAAAAGGCCGAACGCACCATCGTCATCAACCAGACCCTCGCCCGGATCGCCTTTCCCGACGGCCGCGATCCGCTTGGTCAAAAACTGAGGGTCGGGGGAGACGGTGGTTCGACGATCATCGGTGTCGTTGGCGACGTCCGCCACAGCTCGCTCGAGCAGGGCGGCGGTCCCGAGATGTATCTCTGCCTGCGTCAAGGCCAGGACGTCAGCGCGGTGGAAATGGTGGTGCGCAGCACGCGTCCCGCTGCCGCGCTGATCCCGGAAGTCCGCGCCGCGCTCGCCAGCTATGATCCCACGCTGCCGAACGGCGAATACTACGCGCTCGACCGGCTCGTCGACAACGCCGTCGCCCCGCGCCGCTTAATCACGCGGCTGCTCGGTTTCTTCTCCTCGCTCGCGTTGGTGCTCGCTGCGCTGGGTCTCTATGGCGTCATCGCCTACTCCGTCGTGCAACGCACGCAGGAGATCGGCATCCGGATGGCGATCGGCGCGCAGCAACGCGACGTGCTTGGACTAATCTTCCGCGGCGGACTGAAACTCGTCGCGCTCGGCCTCGCGATCGGACTCGTTGGCGCGTTCACGCTCACGCGGTTGCTCAAGAGCCTGCTCTTCGGCGTCACGGCTTACGATCCGTTGAGCTTCGCCGGCAACGCCGCGTTGCTGCTGGCGGTCGCCGCCGCCGCGTGCCTCATCCCGGCCCTGCGCGCCACGCGCGTCGATCCCGTGGTTGCCCTTCGGGCCGAATAG
- a CDS encoding GNAT family N-acetyltransferase → MSGPQPARFRFLNPGRLRERDLELVLVHAAPADPAKRHVPEYWFEMRHPGKSTALGLIRLRIGSARRLRCAGHIGYEVKPRYRGHRYAARSCWLLLPLARAHGLAAVWLTVDPKNIPSQRTCERIGAQFIESVRIPQSHEMYALGARYRRRYRLRTAISTMMGRA, encoded by the coding sequence ATGAGCGGCCCCCAACCCGCGCGCTTTAGATTCCTCAACCCCGGCCGCTTGCGGGAGAGGGATCTGGAACTGGTACTGGTGCACGCCGCACCCGCCGACCCCGCTAAACGCCACGTGCCCGAATACTGGTTCGAGATGCGGCACCCGGGCAAATCCACCGCGCTCGGGCTGATCCGATTGCGGATCGGCTCAGCGCGGCGGCTGCGTTGCGCGGGCCACATCGGTTACGAAGTGAAACCCCGCTATCGCGGCCATCGCTATGCGGCGAGGAGCTGCTGGCTGTTGCTCCCACTGGCGCGTGCGCATGGGCTCGCCGCGGTCTGGCTGACGGTCGATCCCAAGAACATTCCGTCGCAGCGAACCTGCGAGCGGATCGGCGCGCAGTTCATCGAGAGCGTGCGTATTCCGCAGTCGCACGAAATGTATGCGCTCGGCGCCCGTTACCGACGCCGCTACCGACTTCGCACCGCGATCTCGACGATGATGGGCCGCGCGTGA
- a CDS encoding ABC transporter permease has protein sequence MSDFRFAFRQLLKSPGFTTVAVLTLAIGIGSATAMFSALRALVVEPFSYPNSAQLAHVWSGDGWPLSQPDYFDLADRSTSFAEFGVYTPRPANLGGDNPEVVTSVSATPGVLRAFGIPPQLGRWLEPVDEDSGAAPVVVISHRLWQRSFAGDPALVGRTIRINGTLTTVVGIMPANFEFAAPWMRGDTCHMWLPLKLKRGEGHRGSHWMCGIARLKPGVTVPTADAEIKSIGAQLTQEYPNTNAQKKFLVRSLHFEMTRYIGSRVWMLFGAVSLVLLVACANVASMLLARSAKRQAEFGVRIALGASRRQIIRLALSESVLLSLGGAFVGLVFAFYGVKLLALIAPVSEARRAAMGLDLRVLAFAVGVTGLTALIAGVPPALAALRISVADLLRTDSRGAAGSRTRHNLLRGLIIGQVTIAFVLANGAALFSASYVKLFSANRALSTDRVLTAQLHLRSERYSKREARTQFWEQLSERLTALPGVTAAGLVTQLPLQGGSNMNILVNDEVFDPLAQRALAEIRAVTPGYFAAIGVPLLHGRTLQPGDAGKDEIGVVVNRALADKSWPGKDPIGQLIRPSNEKPDYQARVVGVVDNLRQWGPETDPRPEISWTPDRAWGNSVFLVVRSPQPASQLTAAVRDAVQALDPDLPLAQIRTMEGVVDESLAGQRAVVQLVDFFMAVTLGLLAVGLYGTLSYHVLQRTREIGVRMAMGAATGDVVKLVFRQGSVWLTIGIVLGIGGAVALTFAIRTLVYGLESVDPMALVWATLAVAVAGAIACWLPARRAARVDPIIALRTD, from the coding sequence GTGTCTGATTTCCGCTTCGCCTTCCGCCAGCTCTTGAAGTCGCCGGGGTTTACCACCGTCGCCGTGCTCACGCTCGCGATCGGCATCGGCTCCGCAACCGCGATGTTCAGCGCGCTCCGCGCGCTCGTCGTCGAACCATTTTCCTATCCGAATTCCGCGCAACTCGCCCACGTCTGGTCCGGCGACGGCTGGCCGCTCTCCCAACCTGACTACTTCGACCTCGCCGATCGTTCGACGTCGTTCGCCGAATTCGGCGTCTACACGCCGCGACCGGCGAATCTCGGTGGCGACAATCCCGAGGTCGTGACGAGCGTCTCCGCCACTCCCGGCGTGCTGCGCGCTTTCGGCATTCCGCCGCAGCTGGGTCGCTGGCTCGAGCCCGTTGATGAAGATTCCGGCGCGGCGCCGGTCGTGGTGATCAGCCACCGGCTTTGGCAACGTTCCTTCGCCGGCGATCCGGCGCTCGTTGGCCGCACGATCCGCATCAACGGCACGCTCACCACCGTCGTCGGCATCATGCCGGCGAACTTCGAATTCGCCGCGCCGTGGATGCGCGGCGACACCTGCCACATGTGGCTGCCGCTGAAACTCAAGCGCGGCGAGGGTCACCGCGGCAGTCACTGGATGTGCGGGATTGCCCGGCTCAAGCCCGGCGTGACCGTCCCTACCGCCGACGCGGAAATCAAGAGCATCGGCGCCCAGCTCACCCAGGAATACCCGAACACGAACGCGCAGAAAAAATTCCTCGTGCGCTCGCTGCATTTCGAGATGACGCGCTACATCGGCTCGCGCGTCTGGATGCTGTTCGGCGCCGTCTCGCTCGTGCTGCTGGTCGCCTGCGCGAATGTCGCGAGCATGCTGCTCGCGCGCAGCGCCAAGCGGCAGGCCGAGTTCGGGGTCCGCATCGCCCTCGGCGCCAGCCGCCGCCAGATCATCCGGCTGGCGCTGAGCGAAAGCGTGCTACTCTCGCTCGGCGGCGCGTTCGTCGGCCTCGTCTTCGCCTTCTACGGCGTGAAACTCCTCGCACTCATCGCGCCGGTCAGCGAAGCCCGCCGCGCCGCCATGGGGCTCGACCTGCGCGTGCTCGCCTTCGCCGTCGGGGTCACCGGGCTCACCGCGCTGATCGCCGGCGTGCCGCCTGCGCTCGCCGCACTGCGCATTTCCGTCGCCGACCTGCTGCGCACGGACAGCCGCGGCGCCGCCGGTTCGCGCACGCGTCACAATCTGCTGCGCGGATTGATCATCGGTCAGGTCACGATCGCGTTCGTGCTCGCCAACGGCGCCGCGTTGTTCTCCGCGAGTTACGTGAAACTGTTCTCGGCCAACCGCGCGCTTTCCACCGACCGCGTGTTGACGGCACAACTGCATCTTCGGAGTGAACGCTATTCCAAACGAGAGGCCCGCACGCAGTTTTGGGAGCAGCTGAGCGAGCGGCTCACGGCGCTGCCCGGCGTCACCGCCGCCGGCCTGGTCACTCAGCTGCCGCTGCAGGGTGGCAGCAACATGAACATTCTGGTCAACGACGAGGTCTTCGATCCGCTCGCACAACGCGCGCTCGCCGAGATCCGCGCGGTCACGCCGGGCTATTTCGCCGCGATCGGCGTGCCGCTCCTGCACGGCCGGACGCTGCAGCCCGGCGACGCCGGCAAGGATGAGATCGGCGTGGTCGTGAACCGCGCACTCGCCGACAAGTCCTGGCCCGGCAAGGACCCGATTGGTCAACTCATCCGGCCCTCCAACGAAAAGCCGGATTATCAGGCGCGGGTCGTCGGTGTCGTTGACAACCTCCGGCAGTGGGGACCCGAGACCGATCCGCGCCCCGAGATCTCGTGGACGCCGGATCGCGCGTGGGGCAACAGTGTCTTTCTTGTCGTGCGCTCGCCGCAACCCGCCAGCCAGCTGACTGCCGCCGTGCGCGATGCGGTGCAGGCGCTCGATCCCGACCTGCCGCTGGCGCAGATTCGCACGATGGAGGGCGTTGTCGACGAATCGTTGGCCGGCCAGCGCGCCGTCGTGCAGCTGGTGGATTTCTTCATGGCCGTCACGCTCGGGCTGCTCGCCGTCGGTCTCTACGGCACGCTGTCGTATCACGTGCTGCAACGCACCCGCGAGATTGGCGTGCGGATGGCGATGGGCGCCGCGACCGGCGACGTGGTGAAACTCGTGTTCCGGCAGGGCTCGGTTTGGCTGACGATCGGCATCGTGCTCGGCATCGGCGGCGCGGTGGCGCTCACGTTCGCGATCCGGACGCTGGTCTATGGACTGGAGTCCGTGGATCCGATGGCGCTGGTGTGGGCCACGCTCGCGGTGGCCGTCGCCGGCGCGATCGCCTGCTGGCTGCCGGCCCGCCGCGCCGCGCGCGTTGACCCGATCATCGCGTTGCGAACGGACTAG
- a CDS encoding ABC transporter permease, which produces MSHLRFAFRRLARARGFTVIAVLTLALGIGASTAIFSIVNGVLLQPLPFPEQGQLVWLRESMPVFGSEPLPVNAYHFRTWQERAQSFSHLTVVDGRTASISSTDRPELVGLISVSAGFFEVLGVPPVLGRTFVPEEENAGRNHVVVISDALWQRAFGRDPAVIGRTLALDREPHTIIGVLPASFRFPSARAQIGSGAPAHPDVFCPKVFAADELQERLGRHNYGAIGRLKAGVSPVLAEAELNRIAGQITAEAGKPDIVLRAVATPLHEAVVGRSRRGLMVLFAAVTSVLLIGCVNLMNFLLAQAERRQQESAVRQALGASRSRLVCAALTEAMLVALAGGALGVLLARVGLASLLRFAPADLPRAGDISIDAGVLGFALACTLATGLLFGFLPAWRLARSDPQQALSAGSRALASGRQSRRWSDLLVTTEVALSVVLLALAALLGGSFVRLLRAEQGFRAPTVISASLAIPYAGYPEPEARSAYFERIVAQLNAAPGITAAAVTNLLPLAGETWVDKAAAAGDPRPSEEKPNVNTRFVSSGYFEAMGLPLRAGRSFDARDRGRKVTIISEQLARLLWPDQDPVGRHVERNPGEEYEVIGVAADVRPSANRSPVPTVYRQQRDWPFLRMTVVARASGDAQSAAAALRAAIASVDPQVPVPPFRTMDDVLDASVATQRFQLLLVAVFATTALLLTMLGIYGVVAYAIARRRKELGIRMALGATPGSIRTLVLRHGMRPVAFGLGVGLVLTLAGGRVLESLLFETRPSDPALLAAVAGGLVLCALLACYVPGRQATRVDPFDALRAE; this is translated from the coding sequence GTGTCGCATCTGCGCTTCGCCTTCCGCCGACTCGCGCGCGCTCGCGGGTTCACCGTTATCGCCGTCCTCACCCTCGCACTCGGGATCGGCGCGAGCACTGCGATTTTCTCGATCGTCAACGGCGTGCTGCTGCAGCCGCTGCCGTTCCCGGAGCAGGGTCAGCTCGTCTGGTTGCGGGAGTCGATGCCGGTGTTCGGCTCCGAACCCCTGCCGGTCAACGCCTATCATTTCCGCACGTGGCAGGAGCGGGCGCAGTCGTTCAGCCACCTCACCGTCGTTGACGGCCGCACGGCAAGCATTTCCAGCACCGACCGCCCGGAGCTGGTTGGCCTGATCAGCGTGTCCGCCGGTTTTTTCGAGGTGCTCGGCGTGCCGCCCGTGCTCGGGCGCACCTTCGTCCCGGAGGAGGAAAACGCGGGCCGCAACCACGTCGTGGTGATCAGCGACGCGCTCTGGCAGCGCGCCTTCGGGCGCGACCCCGCCGTCATCGGCCGCACGCTCGCTCTCGATCGCGAGCCGCACACCATCATTGGCGTTTTGCCGGCGAGCTTCCGCTTTCCCTCCGCGCGGGCCCAGATCGGCAGCGGAGCTCCGGCGCATCCCGACGTTTTCTGTCCCAAGGTCTTCGCCGCTGACGAACTCCAGGAACGGCTGGGGCGACACAACTACGGCGCGATCGGTCGCCTGAAAGCTGGCGTGAGCCCCGTGCTGGCCGAAGCCGAGTTGAACAGAATCGCGGGTCAGATCACAGCGGAAGCCGGCAAGCCGGACATCGTGCTGCGCGCCGTGGCGACGCCGCTGCATGAAGCAGTCGTGGGCCGTTCACGCCGCGGACTGATGGTGCTGTTCGCCGCGGTCACCTCGGTGCTGCTCATCGGCTGCGTAAACCTGATGAATTTCCTGCTCGCCCAGGCCGAACGCCGGCAGCAGGAGTCGGCCGTGCGCCAGGCGCTCGGCGCCAGCCGCAGTCGGCTGGTGTGCGCCGCGCTGACCGAGGCGATGCTCGTCGCGCTCGCCGGCGGCGCACTGGGCGTGCTGCTCGCGCGAGTCGGGCTGGCGTCGCTCCTGCGCTTCGCCCCGGCCGATCTGCCACGGGCGGGTGACATCTCGATCGACGCCGGGGTGCTCGGGTTTGCGCTGGCCTGCACGCTCGCCACCGGACTTCTCTTTGGCTTCCTGCCGGCGTGGCGGCTCGCGCGCAGCGATCCCCAGCAAGCACTCAGCGCCGGCAGCCGCGCGCTTGCGTCAGGCCGTCAGTCGCGCCGCTGGAGCGACCTGCTCGTCACCACCGAGGTCGCGCTCAGCGTGGTGCTGCTTGCACTGGCGGCGTTGCTCGGCGGAAGTTTTGTCCGACTGCTGCGTGCCGAACAGGGATTCCGCGCGCCGACCGTGATCAGCGCCAGCCTCGCGATTCCTTACGCGGGTTATCCGGAGCCGGAAGCACGGTCCGCCTACTTCGAGCGGATCGTCGCGCAACTGAACGCAGCCCCCGGCATCACCGCCGCCGCCGTGACGAACCTGCTTCCCCTCGCGGGCGAAACGTGGGTCGACAAGGCGGCCGCGGCCGGCGATCCCCGCCCGTCTGAGGAGAAACCCAACGTCAATACGCGATTCGTCAGCTCCGGATATTTTGAAGCAATGGGCCTGCCGCTGCGCGCCGGGCGCAGTTTCGATGCCCGGGATCGTGGCCGAAAGGTGACCATCATTTCCGAGCAGCTCGCGCGCTTGCTCTGGCCGGATCAAGACCCGGTCGGTCGGCACGTGGAGCGCAACCCCGGCGAAGAGTATGAGGTGATCGGAGTTGCCGCTGACGTCCGCCCCTCGGCGAATCGGTCGCCCGTGCCCACCGTTTACCGCCAGCAGCGCGACTGGCCGTTTCTGCGGATGACGGTCGTGGCTCGCGCCAGTGGCGACGCCCAGTCCGCTGCGGCCGCACTGCGCGCCGCGATCGCGTCGGTCGACCCGCAGGTGCCCGTGCCGCCCTTTCGCACGATGGACGATGTGCTCGACGCGTCGGTGGCCACGCAGCGTTTCCAACTGCTGCTCGTCGCCGTCTTCGCCACCACGGCGCTGCTGCTGACCATGCTCGGGATCTACGGTGTGGTTGCGTATGCGATCGCCCGCCGCCGCAAGGAACTCGGTATCCGGATGGCGCTCGGCGCCACGCCCGGGAGCATCCGGACGCTCGTGCTTCGGCATGGCATGCGACCGGTGGCCTTTGGGCTCGGCGTCGGCTTGGTGCTGACACTCGCCGGCGGACGCGTGCTCGAGAGCCTGCTGTTCGAGACCCGACCGAGCGACCCGGCCTTGCTCGCCGCCGTCGCCGGTGGGCTCGTGTTGTGCGCACTGCTGGCGTGCTACGTACCCGGCCGGCAAGCCACGCGCGTCGATCCGTTCGACGCGCTGCGTGCCGAGTAG
- a CDS encoding carbohydrate binding domain-containing protein — protein sequence MIAASALLCAAGAALGSARVAPPGNLLRPFSTEPKTLPAWPVYNQLTPELRAAIARADGWHLVLGEGGQAELTTVRGEMRVQIADGGSIWWAVQVSFLPLPLATGKTYEVRFKARADRPQLLTLDIAQVGTWYSYAPRTDYPLTKQWQEFTTTFGMGKAASEPHARFEFNLGHCPPNVITFEAVSVTERVA from the coding sequence GTGATTGCTGCCTCCGCCCTGCTTTGCGCCGCCGGTGCCGCACTCGGCTCAGCTCGGGTGGCGCCGCCGGGCAATCTTCTCCGTCCTTTCAGTACCGAGCCCAAAACGCTGCCGGCCTGGCCGGTCTACAACCAGCTCACGCCCGAACTCCGCGCGGCCATCGCGCGCGCCGATGGCTGGCACCTCGTGCTCGGCGAAGGCGGACAGGCGGAGCTGACGACAGTGCGCGGAGAAATGCGGGTGCAGATCGCCGACGGCGGCAGCATCTGGTGGGCGGTGCAGGTGTCTTTCCTGCCACTACCCCTCGCAACGGGAAAAACCTACGAGGTCCGGTTCAAGGCCCGCGCCGATCGGCCCCAGCTGCTAACGCTCGATATCGCGCAGGTCGGAACGTGGTATTCGTATGCGCCACGGACCGACTACCCGCTCACTAAGCAGTGGCAGGAGTTCACGACGACTTTCGGGATGGGCAAGGCCGCGAGCGAGCCCCACGCGCGGTTCGAGTTCAATCTTGGCCATTGTCCGCCCAACGTCATCACCTTCGAGGCGGTCAGCGTTACCGAGCGTGTGGCCTAG
- a CDS encoding class I SAM-dependent methyltransferase, translating to MTPKPDCYWPIFLEVFEALPRQGPGSRECAARALALGPALPAEPRIADLGCGSGGQTLQLAELLPHSTIDALDSHAPLLERLKAGALAKSLQHRIRVHRGDMDAPPFADQSFDLIWSEGAVYNLGVTHALRRWRPLLRPGGWIAFTEAVWLRGDPPPAARAFWEAEYPRMADVPANLAIITEAGFETLGHFPLPAEAWWSDFYRPLEARVGVLKKEYAGDPAAQTALSLIQHEVDIHRRYGEYYSYAFFVVRPR from the coding sequence ATGACGCCAAAGCCGGACTGCTATTGGCCGATCTTCCTCGAGGTCTTCGAAGCCCTGCCGCGCCAAGGGCCCGGCAGTCGTGAGTGCGCGGCGCGTGCGCTCGCGCTGGGCCCGGCGCTGCCCGCGGAACCCCGGATTGCTGATCTGGGCTGCGGCAGCGGCGGCCAGACCCTGCAGCTGGCGGAGTTGCTTCCACACAGCACGATCGATGCACTGGATTCGCACGCACCCCTGCTCGAGCGGCTGAAGGCAGGCGCGCTCGCAAAAAGTCTCCAGCACCGGATCCGCGTCCACCGCGGCGATATGGACGCTCCGCCGTTCGCGGACCAATCCTTCGATCTGATCTGGTCGGAAGGCGCCGTCTACAACCTCGGCGTCACACACGCGCTTCGGCGCTGGCGGCCATTGCTGCGGCCTGGGGGTTGGATCGCATTCACCGAGGCCGTGTGGTTGCGCGGTGATCCACCGCCGGCGGCGCGCGCGTTCTGGGAGGCCGAGTATCCGCGGATGGCTGATGTGCCCGCAAATCTCGCGATCATCACGGAGGCCGGCTTCGAAACGCTCGGACACTTCCCGCTTCCGGCCGAAGCCTGGTGGAGCGACTTTTACAGGCCGCTGGAGGCACGGGTCGGCGTGTTGAAGAAGGAATATGCTGGCGATCCGGCTGCCCAGACAGCGCTTTCGTTGATCCAGCACGAAGTCGACATCCACCGCCGCTACGGCGAGTATTACAGCTACGCGTTTTTCGTGGTCAGGCCGCGTTAG
- a CDS encoding DUF4097 family beta strand repeat-containing protein, which produces MHLRLFALLASTLLVAASVRADSYSFKEPFTKSGPFSPTGTLTVHNINGKITVRTWDKQEIQIEGEKSAKTEEELQMIDLTIDVSESRADLKVKLPKRKDGWFGGNTIRAAVSFTITVPATATLESVSTVNSSVDIENVQGPVHAESVNGNVHASNLGSSAKLETVNGSIRADFTAVPAGQELDFETVNGGVKVRLPADAGFKLRASVVNGHVDCDFPIQLSSRGRRSLHGTVGDGRASVKAESVNGSISIEKR; this is translated from the coding sequence ATGCACCTCCGCCTCTTCGCCCTGCTCGCTTCCACGCTGCTTGTCGCCGCCTCCGTCCGGGCCGACAGCTACTCCTTCAAGGAGCCCTTCACGAAAAGCGGCCCGTTCAGTCCCACCGGCACGCTCACGGTCCACAACATCAACGGCAAGATCACGGTCCGCACCTGGGACAAGCAGGAGATCCAGATCGAAGGCGAGAAGAGCGCCAAAACCGAGGAGGAGCTGCAGATGATCGACCTGACGATCGACGTGTCGGAATCGCGCGCCGACCTGAAGGTGAAGCTGCCCAAGCGAAAGGACGGCTGGTTCGGCGGAAATACCATTCGCGCCGCCGTCAGCTTCACGATCACCGTCCCAGCCACGGCCACCCTTGAATCCGTCTCCACCGTCAACTCCTCGGTCGACATCGAGAACGTGCAGGGACCCGTGCACGCCGAATCCGTCAACGGCAACGTTCATGCGTCCAACCTCGGCAGCAGTGCAAAACTGGAGACCGTCAACGGCTCGATCCGCGCGGATTTCACCGCAGTCCCCGCGGGCCAGGAGCTCGATTTCGAAACGGTTAACGGCGGCGTCAAAGTGCGGCTGCCCGCCGACGCCGGATTCAAGCTCCGCGCCAGCGTCGTGAACGGCCACGTCGATTGCGATTTCCCCATCCAGCTCAGCAGTCGCGGCCGCCGCTCGCTTCACGGCACCGTCGGCGACGGCCGCGCCTCGGTGAAAGCCGAGTCCGTCAACGGCAGCATCTCGATCGAAAAACGATAG